One part of the uncultured Bacteroides sp. genome encodes these proteins:
- the rlmB gene encoding 23S rRNA (guanosine(2251)-2'-O)-methyltransferase RlmB — translation MEKNEMIFGVRAVIEAIEAGKEIDKILVKKDIQSDLSKELFAAVKGTNIFVQRVPVERINRITTKNHQGVIAFVSAVTYYKVEDIVPTLFEEGKVPFFVMLDGVTDVRNFGAIARTCDCAGVDAIIIPSRNSVSVNADAMKTSAGALHTLPVCKEQSLTTAIKYLKDSGFKIVAATEKGDYDYTKANYKDPLCIIMGAEDTGVSYDHLALCDEWIKIPLFGKIESLNVSVAAGVLIYEAVKQRGFEKE, via the coding sequence ATGGAAAAAAATGAAATGATATTTGGCGTACGCGCCGTGATTGAAGCCATTGAGGCGGGTAAGGAAATTGATAAAATTCTGGTAAAGAAAGATATTCAAAGTGATCTTTCAAAAGAACTTTTTGCTGCAGTAAAGGGCACAAATATATTTGTTCAGCGTGTGCCGGTAGAGCGCATCAACAGAATAACTACTAAAAACCATCAGGGAGTTATTGCTTTTGTTTCTGCTGTGACTTACTATAAGGTAGAGGATATTGTTCCTACTCTTTTCGAAGAAGGAAAAGTCCCTTTCTTTGTTATGCTTGATGGGGTAACAGATGTACGTAACTTCGGAGCTATTGCCCGTACTTGCGATTGTGCTGGTGTGGATGCAATTATTATTCCTTCCAGAAATAGTGTGAGTGTAAATGCGGATGCTATGAAAACTTCAGCCGGAGCACTTCATACACTGCCTGTATGCAAAGAACAGAGTCTGACTACTGCTATTAAATATTTAAAAGATAGCGGATTCAAGATAGTTGCTGCTACTGAAAAGGGAGATTACGATTACACAAAGGCTAATTATAAAGATCCTCTCTGTATAATTATGGGAGCTGAAGATACTGGTGTGTCTTATGATCACCTGGCATTGTGTGATGAGTGGATAAAGATTCCTTTGTTTGGAAAGATTGAGTCATTGAATGTTTCCGTTGCAGCTGGGGTATTGATTTACGAGGCTGTGAAACAACGTGGCTTTGAAAAAGAATAA
- the recN gene encoding DNA repair protein RecN yields the protein MLQSISIQNYALIDTLDIAFDKGFSVITGETGAGKSIILGAIGLLLGQRADVKAIKNGASKCIIEAHFNISSYQMKAFFEENELEYDSNECILRRELQSSGKSRAFINDSPAPLSLMKELGEQLIDVHSQHQNLLLSKEDFQLNVLDALANDEKEFSNYKEAYHNYRKVVEELDKLIELEEQSKADEDYVRFQLDQFDEAKLVEGEDVELEKEEELLSHAEEIKEALFSADQLLYEDEGGLLSNMKRVSGILRSLKERYNTAGELYDRIEGLSIELKEVARDLTREEDNITVDPSRLEFVNERLNLIYSLEKKHHVSTLEELIRVQEDFRARLNAISSVEEQIEELQKQKDVLLDKVKKAMSLLTDKRTKAAKKVEHEMLSRLIPLGMPNVRFQVQITPKISFDATGGDNVSFLFSANKNATLQSISSVASGGEIARVMLSIKAMIAGATQLPTIIFDEIDTGVSGEIADKMAEIMKEMGQCMQVISITHLPQIAAKGKVHYKVYKQDNETSTSSNIRRLEEEERIEEIAHMLSGATLTEAAMNNAKELLKQHGKK from the coding sequence ATGTTGCAATCTATATCAATTCAAAACTATGCGCTGATTGACACTCTTGATATCGCTTTCGATAAAGGCTTTTCTGTTATTACCGGTGAAACGGGAGCGGGAAAATCTATTATTCTAGGTGCTATAGGCTTGCTATTGGGGCAAAGAGCAGATGTAAAAGCTATAAAGAATGGTGCCTCGAAATGTATAATCGAAGCTCATTTTAATATATCATCCTATCAGATGAAGGCTTTCTTTGAAGAAAATGAGTTGGAGTATGACTCCAACGAATGTATTCTGAGAAGAGAATTGCAGTCTTCCGGTAAATCGCGTGCATTTATAAATGATTCTCCGGCTCCGCTTTCTTTGATGAAGGAGCTGGGCGAGCAGTTGATTGATGTGCATTCTCAGCATCAGAACTTACTGTTGAGCAAAGAAGATTTTCAATTGAATGTTCTGGATGCATTGGCTAATGACGAGAAAGAATTTTCCAATTATAAAGAAGCATATCACAATTACCGAAAGGTTGTTGAAGAGCTGGATAAACTTATAGAACTCGAAGAACAAAGCAAGGCAGATGAAGATTATGTCCGTTTTCAACTTGATCAGTTTGATGAAGCAAAACTCGTGGAAGGAGAAGATGTTGAACTGGAAAAGGAAGAAGAACTTCTTAGTCATGCCGAAGAGATAAAGGAAGCACTGTTCAGTGCCGATCAGCTTCTTTATGAAGATGAAGGTGGATTGCTGAGCAACATGAAAAGAGTTTCCGGTATATTGCGTTCACTGAAAGAACGTTATAATACAGCCGGTGAATTATATGACAGAATTGAAGGATTATCTATCGAGCTGAAAGAGGTTGCCCGGGATTTGACAAGAGAGGAAGATAATATAACTGTTGATCCGTCCCGACTGGAATTTGTAAATGAGCGACTCAACTTAATCTATTCACTGGAGAAAAAGCATCATGTAAGTACGCTCGAGGAATTGATACGGGTACAGGAAGATTTTCGTGCACGCCTCAATGCCATTAGTTCTGTTGAAGAGCAGATTGAAGAGCTTCAGAAACAAAAAGATGTATTACTTGATAAGGTTAAAAAAGCAATGTCATTGCTTACCGACAAACGGACGAAAGCCGCCAAGAAAGTAGAGCATGAGATGCTGAGTCGACTTATTCCTCTTGGAATGCCGAATGTACGTTTTCAGGTGCAGATTACGCCGAAGATAAGCTTCGACGCAACCGGCGGAGACAATGTAAGTTTCCTTTTTTCAGCTAATAAGAATGCTACATTGCAAAGTATATCATCGGTAGCATCGGGTGGTGAAATCGCTCGTGTTATGCTTTCCATAAAAGCAATGATTGCAGGAGCAACTCAGTTGCCAACTATTATTTTTGATGAAATAGATACCGGAGTCTCCGGTGAAATAGCCGATAAAATGGCAGAGATTATGAAGGAAATGGGACAATGTATGCAGGTTATCAGCATTACTCACTTGCCTCAGATTGCAGCCAAAGGAAAAGTACACTATAAAGTATATAAACAAGATAACGAAACATCGACCAGTAGTAATATCCGCCGATTGGAAGAAGAGGAGAGGATTGAGGAGATAGCTCACATGTTGAGTGGGGCTACTTTGACGGAAGCTGCGATGAATAACGCAAAAGAATTATTAAAACAGCATGGAAAAAAATGA
- a CDS encoding DUF4835 family protein: MNKRIIHNIFRFTCFTFLLLSFSLAGKAQELNCKVNINYSKIQGTNTQVFKTLETALTEFINDRKWTSAQYTVAEKISCSMNITVKEHTEDGAFKCELLVQANRSVYNSSYNTTLFNFKDVNFNFTYLEFDPLELRENQIDSNLTVVIAYYAYLIIGMDMDSMAPLGGTDILRTAESIVTAAQTMPEAGWKAFDDSRNRHGIITDYLDEQMKPYRQMIYDYHRMGLDEMAQNADRGRAKITVALEELKKAKENKPMSVLPQLFTEIKKDELVNVYSKGTQTEKEQVYSMLVDINPALSTEWDKIKSSK; the protein is encoded by the coding sequence ATGAATAAAAGGATCATTCATAATATATTCCGTTTTACTTGTTTTACTTTTCTGTTGCTATCATTTTCGTTGGCAGGAAAAGCGCAGGAACTGAATTGCAAGGTGAATATCAATTATTCAAAGATTCAGGGAACAAATACTCAGGTCTTTAAAACATTAGAGACAGCTTTAACGGAATTTATCAATGATCGCAAATGGACTTCCGCACAATATACTGTTGCAGAGAAGATATCCTGTAGCATGAATATTACGGTAAAGGAACACACCGAGGATGGAGCTTTTAAATGTGAGCTTCTGGTTCAGGCTAATCGTTCTGTTTACAATTCAAGCTATAACACTACGCTTTTTAATTTCAAGGATGTGAATTTTAATTTCACTTACCTGGAATTTGATCCTTTGGAGCTTCGTGAAAATCAGATAGACAGTAACCTTACTGTAGTTATTGCATACTATGCTTACCTGATAATTGGTATGGATATGGACTCTATGGCTCCACTGGGAGGAACAGATATTTTACGCACAGCCGAAAGTATTGTAACGGCTGCTCAGACTATGCCTGAAGCTGGTTGGAAAGCGTTTGATGACAGTCGTAACCGACATGGAATTATAACTGATTATCTGGATGAGCAAATGAAACCTTATCGCCAGATGATTTATGATTATCATCGCATGGGATTGGATGAAATGGCTCAGAATGCAGATAGAGGAAGGGCTAAGATTACTGTGGCTTTGGAAGAACTTAAAAAAGCAAAGGAAAATAAGCCAATGTCTGTTCTTCCACAGTTGTTTACTGAAATAAAGAAAGATGAATTGGTCAATGTTTACTCAAAAGGTACACAGACTGAGAAAGAACAAGTATATTCAATGTTAGTTGATATCAATCCCGCTCTTAGTACTGAATGGGATAAAATAAAGTCTTCGAAATAA
- the coaBC gene encoding bifunctional phosphopantothenoylcysteine decarboxylase/phosphopantothenate--cysteine ligase CoaBC: MLKGKKIVLGITGSIAAYKAAYLIRGLIKKGAEVQVVITPAGKEFITPITLSALTSKPVISEFFSGRDGTWNSHVDLGLWADAMLIAPATASTIGKMANGIADNMLITTYLSAKAPVFVAPAMDLDMFAHPSTQKNLEILRSYGNHIIEPGEGELASHLVGKGRMEEPDAIIRVIEEFFANQQDLSKKKILITAGPTYEKIDPVRFIGNYSSGKMGFALAEECAARGAEVTLIAGPVQIKTIHPNIHRIDVESAQEMYEASVANYPSSDAGILCAAVADFTPEHVADKKIKRKGDELTVVLKPTHDIAASLGKMKRDDQLLAGFALETNDELQNAQSKLERKNFDFIVLNSLNDEGAGFRHDTNKISIIDRNGKTDYPLKNKREVATDIIDRLVQLIK, from the coding sequence ATGTTGAAAGGAAAAAAAATAGTTTTAGGAATTACCGGAAGTATTGCAGCCTATAAAGCTGCTTATCTTATTCGTGGCCTTATAAAGAAGGGAGCAGAAGTTCAGGTGGTGATTACCCCTGCAGGAAAAGAATTTATTACTCCCATCACTTTATCTGCACTAACCAGTAAACCCGTAATCAGCGAGTTCTTTTCTGGAAGAGATGGCACATGGAATAGCCATGTAGACTTAGGACTCTGGGCTGACGCTATGTTGATTGCCCCGGCTACTGCTTCTACAATAGGGAAGATGGCCAATGGAATAGCAGATAATATGCTTATTACAACCTATCTTTCTGCAAAAGCTCCGGTTTTTGTTGCTCCTGCAATGGACCTGGATATGTTTGCTCATCCCTCTACTCAAAAGAATCTGGAGATACTTCGCTCATACGGGAATCATATAATTGAACCGGGAGAAGGTGAGCTTGCCAGTCATTTGGTTGGTAAAGGTAGGATGGAAGAACCTGATGCTATTATCCGTGTAATTGAGGAGTTCTTTGCCAATCAACAAGATCTTTCAAAAAAAAAAATACTGATAACTGCGGGACCAACTTATGAAAAGATTGATCCGGTAAGATTTATTGGTAATTATTCTTCAGGAAAGATGGGATTTGCTTTAGCTGAAGAATGTGCTGCCAGGGGTGCTGAAGTTACTTTGATTGCCGGACCGGTTCAAATTAAAACAATTCATCCTAATATTCACCGTATTGATGTTGAATCGGCTCAGGAAATGTATGAAGCTTCTGTTGCCAATTATCCATCTTCTGATGCCGGAATTTTATGTGCGGCAGTAGCAGACTTTACTCCTGAACACGTAGCTGATAAGAAAATAAAACGTAAAGGTGATGAGCTTACAGTTGTTTTAAAGCCTACTCACGATATTGCTGCTTCGCTAGGAAAAATGAAGCGTGATGATCAGTTGTTAGCTGGTTTTGCTTTGGAAACTAATGATGAATTGCAGAATGCTCAAAGCAAATTAGAACGAAAGAACTTTGATTTCATTGTTCTTAACTCATTGAATGACGAAGGTGCCGGTTTTCGCCACGATACAAATAAAATCTCAATTATAGATAGAAATGGGAAAACGGATTATCCGTTGAAGAATAAACGTGAAGTAGCGACAGATATCATTGACCGATTGGTGCAACTGATTAAATAA
- a CDS encoding exonuclease domain-containing protein, translated as MNLNLKNPVVFFDLETTGTNINSDRIVEICYLKVHPNGNEESKTLRINPEMHIPEESSNIHGIYDEDVVNCPTFKEVAKNIARDIEGADLAGFNSNRFDIPVLAEEFLRAGVDIDMSKRKFIDVQVIFHKMEQRTLSAAYKFYCDRNLDDAHTAEADTRATYEVLKAQLDRYPELQNDMAFLADFSSYSKNVDFAGRVVLDDNDVEVFNFGKYKGISVSDVFKKDPGYYSWMLNSDFTLNTKAVLTKIKLREFNGK; from the coding sequence ATGAACTTGAATTTAAAAAATCCGGTTGTTTTCTTTGATTTGGAAACAACCGGTACAAATATAAACTCTGATAGAATTGTCGAAATTTGTTATTTAAAAGTACATCCTAACGGGAATGAAGAGTCTAAAACTCTTCGCATAAATCCGGAAATGCATATTCCTGAAGAATCTTCAAATATACATGGCATTTATGATGAAGATGTGGTTAATTGTCCAACTTTTAAAGAAGTAGCAAAGAATATAGCCCGAGATATTGAAGGTGCCGATCTTGCCGGATTTAATTCCAATCGTTTTGATATTCCAGTGCTTGCTGAAGAATTTCTTCGTGCCGGAGTGGATATTGATATGAGCAAGCGTAAATTTATTGATGTTCAGGTTATTTTCCATAAAATGGAACAAAGAACTCTTTCTGCTGCTTATAAATTTTATTGCGATAGGAATCTCGATGATGCTCATACAGCTGAGGCAGATACCCGTGCAACATATGAGGTGCTTAAAGCGCAGCTTGATCGCTATCCGGAATTGCAGAATGACATGGCTTTCCTTGCAGATTTCTCTTCTTATAGTAAGAACGTAGATTTTGCCGGAAGAGTGGTTCTTGATGACAATGATGTAGAAGTGTTTAATTTTGGAAAGTATAAAGGTATATCTGTATCTGATGTCTTTAAGAAAGATCCGGGATACTATTCATGGATGCTAAATAGTGATTTTACTCTGAACACAAAAGCTGTTCTTACTAAAATCAAGTTACGTGAATTTAACGGAAAGTAG
- the dnaN gene encoding DNA polymerase III subunit beta, giving the protein MKFVVSSTALSSHLQAISRVINSKNALPILDCFLFELEDGKLSVTVSDSETTMVTSLDVNESDANGSFAVGAKTILDALKEIPEQPLSFEVNVETYEISVQYQNGKYSLVGQNADEYPQSPSLGDNAVHLEMNADLVLTGINRALFATADDELRPVMNGIYFDITTEDITFVASDGHKLARSKTFAAKGSERAAFILPKKPASLLKNLLPKESGSVIIEFDDRNAVFTLENYRMVCRLIEGRFPNYNSVIPQNNPHKVTIDRLQLISALKRVSIFSSQASSLIKLRMQENLVVISAQDIDFSTSAEESLVCQYQGAPMSIGFKSTFLIDILNNISSTDVIIELADPSRAGVLVPLEQEEDDDLLMLLMPMMLND; this is encoded by the coding sequence ATGAAATTCGTCGTTTCGAGTACGGCTCTGTCTAGTCATCTACAAGCTATTAGCCGTGTAATTAACTCTAAAAATGCATTACCAATTTTAGATTGTTTTCTTTTTGAACTGGAAGATGGAAAGCTTTCTGTAACTGTGTCAGACAGTGAAACGACAATGGTAACTTCATTAGATGTGAATGAAAGTGATGCAAACGGTTCGTTTGCCGTTGGTGCAAAAACAATTTTAGATGCATTAAAGGAAATTCCCGAACAACCTCTAAGCTTTGAAGTTAATGTTGAAACTTATGAGATTTCTGTTCAATACCAAAATGGTAAATATAGTTTGGTAGGTCAGAATGCAGATGAATACCCTCAATCTCCGTCACTTGGAGATAATGCAGTCCACCTTGAAATGAACGCAGATTTAGTATTGACAGGTATAAATCGTGCGCTTTTTGCTACTGCCGATGATGAACTTCGTCCGGTTATGAACGGTATTTACTTCGATATTACCACAGAAGATATTACGTTCGTTGCTTCCGATGGACATAAACTTGCTCGTAGTAAGACTTTTGCAGCCAAAGGTAGCGAAAGAGCTGCTTTTATTTTACCTAAAAAACCGGCTAGTTTATTGAAGAATCTTTTGCCAAAAGAATCGGGCTCTGTAATAATCGAATTTGATGACAGAAATGCAGTCTTCACTCTTGAAAACTACCGCATGGTTTGTCGTTTAATTGAAGGACGTTTTCCTAATTATAATTCAGTAATTCCTCAGAATAATCCTCATAAAGTAACTATAGATCGCTTACAGTTGATCAGTGCACTAAAACGTGTATCAATTTTCTCTTCACAGGCAAGCAGTTTAATAAAACTTCGTATGCAGGAAAATCTGGTTGTTATTTCAGCACAGGATATTGACTTCTCAACTTCGGCTGAGGAATCTTTAGTTTGTCAATATCAGGGTGCTCCAATGAGTATTGGTTTTAAATCAACTTTCCTGATTGATATTTTAAATAATATTTCATCTACAGATGTAATAATTGAACTAGCTGATCCTTCTCGTGCAGGCGTTCTTGTTCCATTGGAACAAGAAGAAGATGATGACTTGCTGATGCTGTTGATGCCTATGATGTTAAATGACTAA
- a CDS encoding DUF3127 domain-containing protein — protein sequence MEISGKIIAILPLQSGTGRNGSEWKKQDYVVETHDQYPKKMCFNLWGDKIDQFAVQMGEEVTVAFDIDCREWNGKWFNDIRAWKIDRNSGASMDAQPFQQAAPVEFTSTDAKDDLPF from the coding sequence ATGGAAATTAGTGGAAAAATAATTGCTATCCTACCTCTGCAAAGCGGAACTGGTAGAAATGGATCTGAATGGAAAAAACAAGATTATGTTGTAGAAACACACGATCAATACCCAAAGAAAATGTGTTTCAACTTATGGGGAGACAAAATTGATCAGTTCGCAGTTCAAATGGGAGAAGAAGTCACTGTAGCTTTTGATATAGACTGCCGTGAATGGAATGGCAAATGGTTTAATGATATTCGCGCATGGAAAATAGATCGTAATTCAGGTGCCAGCATGGACGCTCAACCGTTCCAGCAAGCAGCACCGGTAGAATTTACCTCAACAGACGCTAAAGACGATCTTCCATTTTAA
- a CDS encoding DUF4348 domain-containing protein: MKKIILGAITLFLLTSCNGKKPKIDPFESLTNLVDSASAETDSTAIDSVEETPKATKADETFDDFIYSFASDKKMQQQRIHFPLTFINGNSTSKIEKRFWKTDHLFTRQDYYTMLFDNEGDMDLMTTTALKAAQFEWYYMRTKKIKKYNFSREKGAWMLNSIIISDIKNDENENFIEFFHKFATDSIFQRSRTREPLTFVTTDPDDDFSILETTMEVNQWFAFAPRLPKEKFSNINYGQSNSESSNTKILSLKGLGNGFSNTLYFKRQGKLWEFYKFEDLSN; this comes from the coding sequence ATGAAAAAGATAATTTTAGGTGCTATCACACTGTTTTTACTTACTTCTTGTAACGGTAAGAAACCAAAGATAGATCCTTTTGAATCACTTACAAATTTAGTTGATTCTGCTTCAGCAGAAACAGACTCAACAGCTATCGATTCAGTAGAAGAAACTCCCAAGGCCACGAAAGCTGACGAAACCTTCGACGACTTTATTTACAGCTTTGCATCTGATAAAAAGATGCAACAACAAAGAATTCATTTTCCGCTTACTTTTATCAATGGAAATTCAACAAGCAAAATAGAAAAACGTTTCTGGAAAACAGACCACCTGTTTACAAGACAAGATTATTATACTATGCTCTTTGACAATGAAGGGGACATGGACTTAATGACTACCACCGCTCTCAAAGCGGCGCAGTTTGAATGGTACTACATGAGAACAAAAAAAATTAAAAAGTACAATTTCAGCCGCGAAAAAGGCGCATGGATGCTAAATTCTATTATTATAAGCGACATTAAAAACGATGAAAATGAGAACTTTATAGAGTTCTTTCATAAATTTGCTACTGATAGCATTTTTCAGCGTTCACGCACTCGCGAACCTCTTACTTTCGTAACAACAGACCCGGATGATGATTTCTCTATTCTGGAAACTACTATGGAAGTTAATCAATGGTTTGCTTTTGCTCCCAGACTTCCGAAAGAAAAATTTTCAAATATAAACTACGGGCAAAGTAATTCAGAATCTTCAAATACAAAAATTCTTTCTTTGAAAGGGCTTGGCAATGGCTTTTCAAACACTTTGTATTTCAAACGACAGGGCAAGCTCTGGGAATTCTACAAGTTCGAAGATTTAAGTAACTAA
- the murB gene encoding UDP-N-acetylmuramate dehydrogenase, with amino-acid sequence MTVKKQYSLLSHNTFRLNIKADTFVEYSCTDDLKQIINDKELINGPCLHIGSGSNLLFTSDYKGTILHSQIQDIIIIENTNDYILVKVGAGMEWDDFVAYCVSQEWAGAENLSLIPGEVGASAVQNIGAYGVEAKDLIYQVDAVEIATGNDRIFTNDECNYSYRQSIFKSDLKNKYIVTYVTYKLSKHPAYKLEYGNIKAELEKYPEVSLATIRQAIIDIRNSKLPDPKIEGNAGSFFMNPIIPRSQFLELQTQYPEIPHYEVSQDLVKVPAAWMIDKCGWKGKTLGHAGVHSQQALVLVNRGNATGEEIINLSREIQKSVKDLFNIEIHPEVNFIS; translated from the coding sequence ATTACAGTAAAAAAACAATATTCGTTACTTTCTCACAACACTTTCAGACTTAATATAAAAGCAGATACATTCGTTGAGTATTCATGTACTGATGATTTAAAGCAAATCATAAATGACAAAGAACTTATAAACGGCCCTTGTCTTCACATAGGGAGTGGAAGTAATTTGTTATTCACATCTGATTACAAAGGTACAATCCTTCATTCCCAAATACAAGATATTATAATAATAGAAAACACCAACGATTATATCTTAGTAAAAGTTGGAGCCGGCATGGAATGGGATGACTTTGTTGCTTACTGTGTTTCTCAAGAATGGGCCGGAGCAGAAAATCTATCACTTATACCCGGAGAAGTAGGTGCCAGTGCTGTACAGAATATCGGGGCATACGGAGTTGAAGCTAAAGATCTTATTTATCAGGTAGATGCAGTAGAAATTGCAACAGGAAATGATCGCATATTCACAAATGATGAGTGTAACTACTCATATCGTCAGAGTATATTTAAATCTGATTTAAAAAATAAGTACATTGTTACTTATGTTACTTATAAGCTAAGCAAACATCCCGCATACAAACTCGAATATGGTAATATAAAGGCTGAATTAGAAAAATATCCCGAAGTGTCATTGGCTACAATCCGTCAAGCTATTATTGACATTCGCAACAGTAAATTACCAGATCCTAAAATAGAAGGAAATGCAGGTAGCTTTTTTATGAATCCAATAATTCCGCGATCACAATTTCTGGAGTTGCAGACTCAATATCCTGAAATACCTCATTATGAAGTAAGCCAGGATCTTGTAAAGGTACCTGCTGCATGGATGATTGACAAATGTGGATGGAAAGGAAAAACATTAGGCCATGCCGGAGTTCATAGTCAACAAGCATTAGTGCTTGTTAATAGGGGAAATGCAACAGGAGAGGAAATTATAAATCTCTCACGTGAAATTCAAAAATCAGTAAAAGATTTATTCAATATAGAAATTCATCCGGAAGTGAATTTTATCTCATAA
- a CDS encoding MBL fold metallo-hydrolase, whose product MEITILGSGTSTGIPEVGCTCPVCTSSDPHDNRLRASALVKTKGTNILIDCGPDFREQMLVHSKYGRLDGVLITHEHYDHVGGIDDLRPFCRFGEVPLYTEENTAQRLRTRMPYCFSEHKYPGIPQISITNVSTESPFHIGDVEILPLRIYHGKSPILGYKIENMAYITDMLTMPQEEYSKLKGLDCLIMNALRIEPHITHQTLDQAIENARRIGAKQTWFIHMSHHLGLHAEVEKKLPPNMHLAYDRLVIKP is encoded by the coding sequence ATGGAAATTACAATTTTAGGAAGCGGCACATCTACAGGAATACCAGAAGTTGGTTGCACCTGCCCCGTATGTACTTCTTCTGATCCACATGATAATAGACTTAGAGCTTCTGCCTTAGTTAAAACAAAAGGAACAAACATTCTGATAGATTGTGGTCCTGATTTTCGGGAACAGATGCTAGTACATTCTAAGTATGGACGCTTAGATGGTGTACTTATCACCCATGAGCATTACGATCACGTAGGTGGTATAGATGACTTGCGCCCTTTTTGCCGCTTTGGAGAGGTTCCTCTCTATACAGAGGAAAATACCGCTCAACGATTGAGAACACGTATGCCTTATTGTTTTTCAGAACATAAATATCCTGGAATTCCTCAGATTTCAATAACTAATGTTAGTACTGAATCTCCTTTTCATATTGGAGATGTTGAGATATTACCTTTAAGAATCTACCACGGAAAGAGTCCAATTTTAGGATATAAAATTGAAAACATGGCATACATCACTGATATGCTAACTATGCCTCAGGAAGAATACAGCAAGCTAAAAGGTCTTGATTGTCTCATTATGAATGCCTTAAGAATTGAGCCTCACATTACACATCAAACCTTGGACCAAGCCATTGAAAATGCCAGACGCATTGGAGCAAAGCAAACCTGGTTTATCCACATGAGCCACCACTTGGGATTGCATGCTGAGGTCGAAAAAAAACTTCCACCCAATATGCATCTTGCATATGATAGACTTGTGATTAAACCTTAG
- a CDS encoding NAD-dependent epimerase/dehydratase family protein, producing the protein MKNILVVGATGQIGSELTMELRMRYGNDHVVAGYIPTAAPQGELRDSGPSEVADVTDPNMILEIVKKYKIDTIYNLAALLSVVAESKPMLAWNVGINGLLNILEVARQNNCSVFTPSSIGSFGPSTPHIKTPQDTIQRPCTMYGVTKVTTELLSDYYFNKYGVDTRAVRFPGIISNVTPPGGGTTDYAVDIYYSAVRGEKFVCPIKEGTFMDMMYMPDALNAAISLLEADPSRLVHRNAFNIASMSFAPENIYAEIKKNIPTFEMVYDVDPLKQAIADSWPDSLDDTCARQEWDWKPQFNLESMTIDMIEKLKARNI; encoded by the coding sequence ATGAAAAATATTTTGGTAGTTGGAGCTACCGGGCAGATTGGTTCGGAATTAACTATGGAATTGCGAATGCGTTATGGCAACGATCATGTGGTTGCCGGATATATTCCAACTGCAGCACCTCAAGGAGAATTGCGTGATTCGGGACCATCAGAGGTGGCTGATGTTACGGATCCGAATATGATTTTGGAGATTGTAAAAAAATATAAGATTGACACTATTTACAATCTTGCAGCACTTCTTTCTGTTGTAGCAGAAAGCAAACCAATGCTGGCATGGAATGTTGGTATTAATGGATTACTGAATATACTCGAAGTTGCTCGCCAAAATAACTGTTCTGTTTTTACTCCTAGTTCAATTGGCTCTTTTGGCCCATCAACTCCACACATTAAAACTCCTCAGGATACTATTCAACGTCCGTGTACTATGTACGGCGTAACAAAAGTGACTACTGAACTACTTAGCGATTATTATTTTAATAAGTATGGGGTTGATACTCGTGCTGTTCGTTTCCCTGGAATAATATCGAATGTAACTCCTCCTGGGGGTGGAACAACTGATTATGCAGTTGATATCTATTATTCTGCGGTAAGAGGTGAGAAATTTGTTTGTCCAATAAAGGAAGGTACTTTTATGGATATGATGTATATGCCTGATGCATTGAATGCTGCAATTTCGCTATTGGAAGCTGATCCTTCAAGGTTGGTTCACCGAAATGCCTTCAATATTGCTTCAATGAGTTTTGCACCAGAAAATATATATGCTGAAATTAAGAAAAATATCCCGACTTTCGAAATGGTTTATGATGTTGATCCATTGAAACAGGCTATTGCTGATAGTTGGCCGGATAGTTTGGATGATACTTGCGCTCGTCAGGAGTGGGACTGGAAACCTCAGTTCAATTTAGAAAGCATGACAATAGATATGATAGAAAAGCTTAAAGCAAGAAATATCTAA